The segment GCTCTGGCCCGCCCCGGCACGGGAGCGTCTGCTGTAAGTTTGGTTTTCTCTTCCATCAGGATTCGGTATCCCAGGTTGATAAACCTCTTAAGTAAATAAAGGTCGAATCTGTCCGAATCTCTTCCCACCATCAGCAATCTCTGTTAGTTTTCTATATTACCGCCGTCGGGTCACATTTTCTGTGGCACCGCCTGACTGACGAAACAGGGGATGGCGATTGCTCTCCCGGGCTTTTTCTGGAGATCTAGGTCCTCGATCCTGACGCAACTCTCCGGGTCTTTTACACAAAGCGTTTTGGCGAAGAGGGGCGCTAGGACCCAGCAGACGCCTTGGGTTCTCTCGCCGCAGCGGACTGGAGAGACAGCCGAACCGCAGTCGGTCCATAGGGCAGGCGGGTGGGTCTGTGTGTCTCTATGATAATGAGTCAGTACCCAGCTCGAGAACCAAGGGCTAGGAACCCGGGCCCATCAATACTGCTTTAACCACACTTCCCAAACCCTCCTTCTTGTAGGCAGCTGGAGGGAGCGGACACTGTTTGGGGACCAGGCTCACATTCCGGGCACGGACCCTGGCCCCCGCATTAATCCATCCCCTGGGGCTGGAGAGTAATTGGCGGGCGGGCAGGTGGGGCGGCCGGGAAGAGGGAGAACGGTGCCCGGAGCAGCCGAGTCTTTGGACCCCACCCCCAGTCCTTTCGTAAGGCAAGGTTAGCGTGGGGTACGTGTGCGAGAGCCTGCTGGATTAACATCTGCTCCCCGCGCCGCCGTCCCACGAGTATCCAGCCGGGCACCCAATTGTGCCCATAGCTCGCAGGCTCTCAGACGCTGGGTGCAACCGTTTTCCCTGCCTGTTGCCCTCTCAAGTTCCCCTGCCTCTTCCCCCGCGCGGCTGCGGCCTACCCCCTCCATCAGAAATACGACCGTataataaacaagtctttccttGATCCTCCCCTGCCGCGAGCGCCCTCGGGGACCTTGGCAGCTGCAGCGGCCACAGATCCCTTCCAGAAAGGGGGCGTGGCCGCGGCTCGGGGGTCCGTCCCCGAGTGTTCTGGGTTCagcgggggcggggccaggcggCTGTCACTGGGCAGGAGAGAACGTTGCGAACGTGCGCCTGAAGCCCATTGGCCGAGGTGGGCCACACTCCCGGGTCTGGATTGGGCCGCCGCGCGGAAGGGGTGTGGCCTCTCTGCACTAGCCCTTATAGGTCTCTCGGCTCTGGTGCTAGGGACCGCGGCAGGCCTAGGGGGAGGTGCgggtggggagaagggacaggtcTGGGCAGAGCTCGGGGCTTGGCACCAGTTCGCGCACTCATTCAAGCGGCCGTACGCACTTGTCCCAACAGTTCTCGCTGACCGCAGTAACTGGTGAGTGTCCCTTCTGTGTATGCTGATCGCTGAGCCGAGCGGCCTCGGCCGTGGGGGTCTTAGCTCTCTGATCCAGCCCCCAGACTGACGCCCAATCTGAACCGCTTTTCTCTTACAGCGTCTTCTGAGCTCCAGCACCCTGAGCTCATCTGCAGACGCCCTGGCGTCCATCCTCACCATGCCTAGCCTTTGGGATCGCTTCTCGTCGTCTTCTTCGTCCTCGTCCTTGTCCCGAACTCCCACCCCAAATCAGCCGCCGCGCTCAGCGTGGGGGTCTGCGGCCCGAGAAGAAGGACTCGGCCGCTGCGAGAGCCTGGAGAGCTCGGACTGCGAATCCCTGGACAGCAGCAACAGTGGCTTTGGGCCGGAGGAAGGTAAGCGGTAGGCAGGAGCCGGACGCGAGTAGAAGGGccggggaggtgaggaaacaccGCGCTAGGAGTCAAAGCCCCCCTAGACTTCCTATCCCATCAGAATCCGGATTGCGGAAGGGGGCAAGCAGAGGAGAGGAACTGAGGTATAGGGTACTATCATGGGGcataaactgaggcacagactgGAAAGAAGTGCTGGTTTCTTAGCGAAACAGCACTTCCTCCGTTTGGAGCTTCTCTTACCTAATCCTCCCCTATTGCTTTCCCTTGCAGATTCTGCATACCTGGATGGGGTGTCCCTGCCCGACTTCGAGCTGCTCAGCGATCCCGAGGATGAGCACCTGTGTGCCAGCCTGATGCAGCTGCTGCAGGAGAGCCTGGCCCAGGCCCGACTGGGCTCGCGGCGCCCCGCGCGCCTGCTGATGCCGGGTCAGCTGGTGAGCCAGGTGGGCAAAGAACTACTGCGCCTGGCCTACAGCGAGCCGTGCGGCCTGCGAGGGGCGCTGCTGGACGTCTGCGTAGAGCAGGGCAAGAGCTGCCACAGCGTGGGGCAACTGGCCCTCGACCCCAGCCTGGTGCCCACCTTCCAGCTGACCCTCGTGCTGCGCCTGGACTCACGCCTCTGGCCCAAGATCCAGGGGTTGTTTAGCTCTGCCAACTCTCCCTTCGTCCCTGGCTTCAGCCAGTCCCTGACGCTGAGCACTGGCTTCAGAGTAATCAAGAAGAAACTGTACAGCTCGGAGCAACTTCTCATCGAGGAGTGTTGAACTTGGGCCTGGGGGGCCGATAATGCCCCCATGTCAGAGAActtctggggtggggggcaagcaGAGGCTGAGGAACTGGTGCCTGCCCTCAGAAAACCGACAACAGCCACCTGAGGGTAGAAAAGTCAAGGTGGGGGAACACGGTGTTTCCCTAGGAAGCTCACTGAGGTGCGAGTTGGCGGCTCCCTGCTAGGCGCACACACTGCCCCTCAGTACTGTAGCATGAAACAAAGGCTTAGGGGCCAACCAGGCTTCTGACTGGATGTGTATGTAGCATGTACccagttatttttattgttactgaCAGTTAAGACAACAGTGGCGTGACAGAGCCAGGAGGGCAGCTGGGCTGCTCTGGCCTCTGCAAGGGACGTGTGTTTCACCATAGCTGGCcctggtgggaggggggaggtcaTCGAGGTGATTCGTGTATCTCATGGTCTGAAGGGCCCAAATGTttggttctttgtttttgttttttgatcatAGCTTCACTACTGACCTGTTCTAGGCAGCTATCTTACAGACGCATGAATGTAAGAGTAGGAAGGGGTGGGTGTTAGGATCACTTGGGGATCTTTGACACTTGAAGAATAAATACACCTGGGAGCTGTGTGTGGCCCATCCCTGGATGTGTACTAAAGGGTTGAGCTGTGAGGGGATGGGGCTgattggggtgggggctggaacCCCTCCCTCAGAGGAGTACCATCTGGATCTTCCATCTAGAACTGTTTACATGAAGATACTCGCTGTTCATGATTACACTTGATGTTCAAGTATTAAGACCTATGCAatgttttttacttttctaataaaaaaatgtttgttaaaacACTTGTCTGTCATTAGTGCCATGAAATAaaagggagggagatgggtgCTGTAGAAGGTGGGTTTCATCAGACTGTGGTGCAGCTCTGTGTTTCTCTGTTCCTCAGGAAGGTCTGAGGCCCCCTGCCAGCATGGTACTGGAGGTATGCAGGCTGAGTGCCCTCTGTGTCAAGAACCCTGGCTCCCTTTGCTCTGCTGGTTGAGGCTACCAAGGAAAAGCCCTGGAAACTGAGGAGGAAGTCAGACCTCTCACAGAGTCAGAGTCTCAGTAGAAAGAGCTCACCTGACTGCCTTGGGTTAGAAGGGCCTGGCACAAAGGACTGCTGAGCCCAAGGTTCTTACAGGCACTTCAAGGACTGCAAaagacattttgtgtgtgtgtgaaaaaaggCACAGTTATATTTGTTTCACAGTCATGAAAATTACACATTTTATCTCCGGACAAGAAAAGGCTAGGGAGCAGGAGCAAAAGGCATGGAGTTTGAAAAAGACTTAACTTTGTTCAAGCCTCTGACTAGACAAGGAACTTAGGGCTCAGAGAGGGGTAAGACCTCCCAGGCAGGAacaaaacacacaacacacacaggaGCTGTGGGGAGGGCTTCAGGAGCCAGGAGACTGCAGAACATTTCATGAATGTTCTTGGTGACCTGGACTCATTACACTCTTTGGGCCCCAATTTCCTTATCAGTGAAATTGGGGTTGGGCCAGATGAAGGCCAgggcccttccctctcctccctcccagcgACTCGGCCAGTCCTCCCACACCAGCCTCTGGAGGGTTGTTatctcctttgtttctcttccttgtctGAGACAGGCCTTGTTTGCCCAACTGTGAAACAGTATTTCTTCCACTGGATTGTACAGTCAAATCTGTTGGGGCCTGAATTAAACACAGATCCCCCTGCCCTGGTGGAGATTCTGATTGCATGTGTCTGGGGCAGGGcctcaggaatctgcattttcattCAGGATCCTGACATGGTCTTGAACTTTGGGATGGTCTAGAAGACTCGCGTCTCCAGTGGAATGAAATGACATGTTCCCCAAGATGAATGAAGTGGTTAGAACTAGATTTGAAAATGGTGGTACAAAGTAAGAAGGTGCCCAGAGCAGTTTTAAGAGAGCCCTTACTTCTTGGCACATCTTCCTGATAGCCACcctgggaggggtgggtggggtgagggTTAGTAAAGTTTTACAGATTAGTAAACAGTTTTATAGATGTCTATTTGACATCCAAGTGGAGTAGGTGATTGGGTATGTGCCTCTGGAACTGGGGGGAGGTCCAGGCTGGAGCAGAAACGTTTACTAACAGAGGCCTAACCGCTAAATGAACATATCTTCTGACCTTGGCTGTCCTTGCCTACTCTTGGCCCCTCAGGGTGGAGCTGAAAGTAAGGCAGACTTAGCACTTGGGTGGCGTCTGGGGGCACTCTCCCAGGAACTGAGATCAGGGGCAATGCTCATGGCTGTGTTTCCCTGGCCCCTAAAGAGGAAAAGAATCATGTCTAGAGAGTCTTATTGGTGTTTGGAGGCAAGAGAGGGATAGAGTGATAAGCATTAACCCTCTCCTAGACCAGGAAGCAGCAAGAACCCTCAGATCATTCCTTCTCTTAGCTGGAAGACCAGAGGAAACCTTGCGTTCCCAAGAAGGGTCAGCTAAAATGCTCTTTCCTATGGCCAGACTGCCTTTCCTCATTCTCATGGTGCTTGAAAATCCCCCCAAATAGGATAGAAAgatcccctccccgccccaggtTGGGGCTCTTGGACCTCCTATGAAGCCTAAGGGAGCTTTGTCCTAGGTATTGGGCTGTTGAAGAGAAGATGAAGCAGGTTTCTTTGTTGCCAAGACTGAAAGCTAATAAAGCTTATGAGACTTCCATATAAAATCCAACTTTGAAAAATGCTTTCTGAAATCATTCTGTTTGGCCTATACAATTTGTATTGATTTCCttgatatatcttttttttttttttccttgatataTCTTGAGGCAGGAAGGCCATGAGTGTAGCCTGAAAGGGCAGGTACTAGTCTAGGCATGGGGACCCTGAGCTGAGAtgctgggcaagtcacttcccaCTTCCCTCTGAACCTCAATTTTCAGGGTTTATGAATTTTCAGTAGTTAGCCTGACACTCAGACCTTTCTGAATTAACGGAAGACTGCAGTTTCCATCTGGAAAAAGGTATAACTGGAGTCCACCACTGGCAGAGGAAGTCAGTGGCTGGGCAAGAGATGGGAGGCCTGAGCTGTGGCAGAGCAAACACCCTGTGATAGAAACCACCTTTGACTGCCTTCCCTTCTGATCTGACTTTCCTCTAATGCTCAAAAGTCATCATCTTAACAACAGTCATGTCAATATATAACCTTAATAAGTTCTTATAAAAAACATCATATTGGGCTAATGTGCTCAGATAGCATCACTTCTAAGCTGTAGTCTTCTAAGCCCAGTGCATATTAAGCAGCCTACATAAGGTTCCTTTAATTCTGCCTCATGTTTCAGAAGGAAATTCGAAAGCTCAGAGCGGCTCAGTGAGCAGGGGTAAGAAGGGAAAAGTGTCTCCTACCTCCTGGGCCTTTGACTCAATTCACTGAACCCTCCTGGTTCCCCAGCTCAGATGTCCCGGTCAGCCTCATCCTGCTTTTGCTGCTGGGGCAGCAAGCTGAGGAAACATGAGGCATAGAAATCAGGCCCAATTAATAGATTAATACAGGACTCTATAATTATCCTGAAAGGGGGGTTCTTTATGAAGGAATCACAAATTAGAAAACAGTCCATTAAATCCAGACACATCCATGCAGGGTCCCAGCTGGGGAGTCTCCATCTCAGTCCCAACAACGGGCAGCTGCATGAAAATATCTGTGGCCAAGCAGTACTGATGGCTCCAGAGGGCAGACACTGGTAGATAGATGGTCACTTGATTACTGCATTCATTTAGTCAACCTGCATATAATGAAATGGGTCCGTGGACCTGCAAGACAAAGCCAAAGTAAGTGGGAACCCTTAAAAAGCTGATGGTAAAGTCaaagttctctctctcacacacacagactcccACGTAATCACACACATACTTTTACAAGCAAAACTGAGAGGcaaagaaaaatgagagagagaaaatgggtaTATATTCAATGTTACCTACCCCTAActtcccaggaaaaaaaaatctaacaatcAAGAAAGATTAAAAGTATACCTATATAAGATAAAACTAATTAAACTGTATgcttaaaatggtgaattttattgcAAATTATACCATAATATCTGAACTTTTTAAAAGAGTTAtgtatacacaaaaattaactcaaagtagaTCACAGACCTAAACGGAAGAactaaactataaaattcttagaagaaaatatagaagtaAATCTACATGATCTTGGAataggcaatgatttcttagatatgacaccaaaaatacAAGTTTTAAAAGAGAGGATCAACACGTTagactttataaaatttttaaatatttgtgcttcaaaggacactatcaagaaagtagaaagacagcccacaaactgggagaaaatattttgcaaatccTATACATGATAAGCAGTTttcatctagaatatataaagaactcatg is part of the Ovis canadensis isolate MfBH-ARS-UI-01 breed Bighorn chromosome 25, ARS-UI_OviCan_v2, whole genome shotgun sequence genome and harbors:
- the DDIT4 gene encoding DNA damage-inducible transcript 4 protein — protein: MPSLWDRFSSSSSSSSLSRTPTPNQPPRSAWGSAAREEGLGRCESLESSDCESLDSSNSGFGPEEDSAYLDGVSLPDFELLSDPEDEHLCASLMQLLQESLAQARLGSRRPARLLMPGQLVSQVGKELLRLAYSEPCGLRGALLDVCVEQGKSCHSVGQLALDPSLVPTFQLTLVLRLDSRLWPKIQGLFSSANSPFVPGFSQSLTLSTGFRVIKKKLYSSEQLLIEEC